In Oncorhynchus kisutch isolate 150728-3 linkage group LG11, Okis_V2, whole genome shotgun sequence, the genomic stretch TATCAGTCTAACTTCAAAACGTCAGTTTCCTCATTGAGTAATATAGGCCAATATGATACATAGGCCTACAGCagataaaatgtaaatgtaaatcatAGGCCTATACTGTATACACAGGACGTTTTAAAAAGACACTGTCCGTGGAGGGAAACAGTGAATATTACTACGGAATGAGACAATGGCCTTCAATAAATGGTGCGATGTTGTACGATCACAAATGCTTATTGGTGTTGCAATTGATTCAAATAAACACAATGCTTGCTGACTTCAGTAAAGTTTCCGTCGTCCCAGTTTTCACGTATAATACATGACTACCATTCTGCTATTAGTCAATTGAAATGCCACAGACTTGGTTGGCCCTGTTGCCTACTATCATGAAGTGTCCCGGCGTAAAATTAGTTCAACTGAAGTCAGCCTTCGAAATCTTTCAGATATATTTTaaaggaaaattacaattggctcagaacagggcagcacagctggcccttggatgtacacagagataAAACATTAatcatatgcatgtcaatctctcctggctcaaagtggaggagagattgacttcatcactacttgtatttgagagagatattgacatgttgaaagcaccgagctgtctgtttaaacgactagcacacagcttAGCCACCCATGCATCCTCtcaggtctcttcacaatccccaagtccagaacagactatgggaggcgcacagtgctacatagagccatgactacatggaaatctattccacatcaggtaactgatgcaagcagtataatcagatttaaaaaacggATAAAAATGCATCTgcgaagcaacacaaacataggcacagacacatgcatacacacacatggtaacataagcactgtacacacacgtacacatggattttgtgttgtagatatgtggtagtggagtaggggcctgagggcacacacttagtgtgttgtgaaatctgttatgaatgtattgtaatgtttttaaaattgtataactgccttaataaTTTCTccggatcccaggaagagtagctgccgctaatggggagccataataaataaaaatacaaaatacaaagtCTATCTTATATTTAATTTACAGAGTGTACCCTCGGCAATAACAATGAAATAACAATTAATAATCATATACATAAGCATATGTATATGATCATGTCAATGTTTTGGACACGCACTCGATAGCATTTTCTTACACTTGTGGGTCACCAAAGATGGGCtttataataatgataatgacTAAAAACCTACAGTTATCTTATTCCAACAGTGCGAGTTTAATGGATTAAGAAAACATCATGCGTATTTTCATTGGAATTCAGCAATAGCAAAAATAATGAATATATCACTAAAACATGTAAGTTTATTGCGGTACATACTAGGTTATACATTACGATTGGCTTTATTGTTATGGTACAGGCTTTGTAAACCTCAAATTACCAATGATAAAGTTTTCATCAGTGAATGTTGGACTTGCACTGGATATGGTAGGCCTACGTAGTCTTAAATGAATGGATCGTTAGTTGGTATGTTAATACAACAAACGAACTGCACTGAACGTCGTGTGGATCCAATATCCATTACTCCAATATTCTAGCCAATAGAAATTGGGGAGACCTCAATCCTTGACTAATCACAAACGGATTGGAGAAAATGAAAACACGGAAAGACGATGCCAGGGTATGTGGTGGGGTATGCTGGAATTACCATaataatggaaaataaaaatggaaTTTAAAAGGTAGGCCTACATGTAAAATGGTAGACCCTTATTTAAACAAAACTATGTGCTGGCTATGGGTAAACACACCCAGTTCAATGGTTTGTAGGCTACATTTTACACTAAGAATTTATCACACATGTCAAAAAAATGTTAAACCGAATTTTAGCAATATACTTCAACATAAAAATCAACACTGATAAACATGAAGGCCCCTTTAAGACCAACTGCCCTCGGGCCTTATCGGTAGACATAAATGCAAACGTAAGTACCTTGAGCTTTTCTACTGGTTCAGATGAGTATGTAAAATGTTCTGAAGATCTGGTTCTGAACGAATCCGTTCCGTTTTGCTCGAGTCCGCCTCTCTGTGCCTGTTCCTATTGACGCACTTAAAGACTCTTCCCTCAACCTTAAGGCGAGTAGCAGCGACCAATCACCATGCCATTACAGGCTTCAGAGGAAGCTGTTTATGTGACTCCAGCGCTAATTAGGCTCATGAACTAACAAATCGCTTGCACAACTGTGAGGAACCGATCACATCCATGGATTGTCTGGCGCAGTCGACCACCTTTATGGCTATTAATTGATTTGTTGTTACTTTGGCTTCTATTCTTGCTGCACTCTTTGCTCCAAAGTTATTTATGCTGACAAACTTTCTCGGTGTGGAGTAGTAGCCTATTTTTACGAAGAACGCCTGCACCTCTTAAATTCTAAACTGGGGAATCTTGACTATCAAACCATGTTTCAACCTACACCGAAGAGGTGTTTTACCATAGAATCGTTGGTAGCGAAGGATAATCCTCTACCAGTTTCGAGGTCTGAGGAACCCATACGACCAGCGGCTCTGAGCTATGCAAACTCCAGCCAGATGAATCCATTTCTGAACGGGTTTCATTCCAGCGGCAGGGGCGTCTACTCTAATCCGGACTTGGTGTTTGCTGAGGCGGTCTCACATCATAACAACTCCGGTGTCCCAGTTCATTCGGTGCCTCCTCCACACGCTTTGGCTCACCCACTTTCGTCCTCGCATAGTCCGCACCCTCTTTTTGCCAGCCAGCAAAGGGACCCCTCTACATTTTACCCATGGCTAATACATAGATATAGGTACTTGGGTCACAGATTCCAAGGTAGGTTGAGATCGCATTTGTCTCTTTGACGTATTTATTACGGATTTGTACTGTTTGTCTTTTGGGATTTTCAATAGCATTTCTCGTTAACTGTAGTTTTATATAACATGTATTTACGAGGATAAAGACACGAATGCTATAGTGTCGTAAATATCAGTGAGCTATCGAAATATATATTTGTGGTGTCTTGAACAAGTGTTTAAACTGTTTTTGTCTGTTATAGGCTAATTCGAACTGTTAACCTGGAGTAGACTACTTTCAGTAATGTAGGGCATAGTAATTCTTAAGGTGGTTACACGGGTTCACATGTATTTTGCCTGTAGCCGATAATTTACATTTTGTTGAAGAAATCGCAGTGTGGACTTAAAGTCCTTTAGCATCTAAAACATTTTATTGAAACACAAGTAATCATAACACCATACAAATCTACATTGTAGCTCTATATAATTAATTGCgttatttttttaacaaaattgttgacttttaaaaaatgtgtttaattccttttcttgttttaaaaatgtgtgtgtttaaACTGAGTGCAAATCAACTGAACAACATTGATAGAAGCCTGTGTCATTTATTGCAATCGTCTGTGCCATGGAATATGGTATGGGTAATATAAGGTGGGCTATGTTTTTATGGCCAAAACTGCTGTTTTAAGAAATTGTACACTATGCACTTTTAAAATCACACTTAATTTATACGCCCCCAAATTGGACTGTCATTTGAAAACATTGTTTTATGCTGGTGCATGCACATATGTATCTGAGACGTGCaaattgtatagtagacctaacTAAACGATTTATTTTAATTCGGAACGAATAATGGTTACAAATGTAGGGTTAATGTATCCTGTGTTATTCTCCAGCATATACTTACATTAAAGCCTACCAGTGACTGTAATGTAGAAAATAAAAGTTTGAAAAGGGGTAGCCTATATGCTCCCAGAACTCTTTGTTATTGTAGACCTATTATATTTTCAATGTGTAGTGTTTTTAAGATAACCAAAGACGGGATAGAATCACCGCTTAAATAGCTACTGCATAATCCTAACGTTGCCATTTGTAGACTATAAACTGTATCAATTTGCTATTGTTTAAGTTCTTGCTGTCGAAAAAAAATCAAGGTGTTCCTGTGTCTAAATTGGTCTCGATGTTCAATTGAGTGGTGCCGTAGACTTTAGTTAAAAGTTAGAAGGCCCAAGTCTACCGTATAACCAAAATATGATCATGGCATCGTCGTCTCTTTAGCCACAGTTTGCAAGATTGTTCATAATGAATATCCCTCCCATTGTCGTTTTCAGGTAACGAAACAAGCCCGGAGAGCTTCCTTTTGCACAATGCATTGGCCAGAAAGCCCAAAAGAATTCGGACAGCTTTTTCACCTTCGCAACTTCTGCGGCTTGAGCACGCATTTGAAAAAAACCATTACGTCGTAGGTGCAGAACGAAAACAGCTTGCGCACACCCTTAGCCTCACAGAAACTCAGGTAAGAACATTTTCCCTGAATTTAATATTCACAGGTTTATCGTTAAATCCGCATCAGTTCTACTTTGAATAGGGAATGGATTTAAAATACGATCATGTCAAGTTGCACCAAACCTGACATGACCCACAGGTTACAACAATAACTGTTTTTGTGTAGACTACGGAATCTGGAATATGCTAAATTTTCTCGAAATAATTAGGCTACTTATTGGGAAGTCAAAGTTATCATTGCATAAGCTATAAGTGACATTAGGGGAATTATACAAATCTATATTGAAAACAGATAATATGTTGTATATTGGGGGAAACTGCACAAATGCCATACTTAGAAGAAAGGTTCCATATAGCATAGAATCAAAAATGGTTATAACGCTTTCCTTATATGGAAGCCCTAAAACTTCTTTAGGCCTAAATAACCCTTTTGTATGGTTATTTTCACTGAACCAAATGGTTCTAGAACCccaaaataaacacatttctaagagtgtatggttAAATATAGGCCTAGACCCAATCTATCTAGCAAGATGTCCTAGACTAGGCCTAATTTAAGAATTTAAATGAAGGGGGAAAACGATAGAAATGAAAACACAAATTTATTCATTTTTCAAAATCGCTTTTTGGATTAACGTATAACCCGCAGTTTTAGAGAGACAAACAAATAAATGTATAGGCTACACCATTGGCATTGAAGTTTTAGTTGGAAAATCCATGATCATAGGCTATAACCTCGTTTTAGGCGGGGTTGAGAGAAAAAGGTTCCCATCCAAAATGGAGGGCAATTAACCAGTTAACCATTTTATAGGATCTATGGCACGCTAAAAAGAATCAGCCGGACTCAATGAATTTTCCTGGCCATATTTAAGATCGTATTTGTGCCTATCAGCTTGCGGAACGGTCGGTGTCTTTTGTCCCAGTGTCACCACCAGCTCTTCTCTAAACGGAGGCTATTAGAGGGGAATGAGGAAGAAATGAACCATCGCCCACTTCAATTAGCTGACTGAAAGCACATTAAATGCACCTCACTTGCCAAGCTGTCGGACGAATGGCTTGTAGATATGAATATAGCCCACTGTAGCCTGTTGATATGCATTTACAAAAGGCTTAAAATTAACAGGTTTATGTATAAGAAATCTGGATTTTAACAATTGTTTGaaattattataaattaaattaaacataTTTATGCAATTGCATACCCATGGCCCTATTTGCGTCATGTTTTTTTCGACCAATAGGCTTAGGGACATCCATTTCTGGTATATTGGCTTATGTTTATACTAGGCTATAACCGACATAGACCTAGAGCATGCATGCCGTTTTTTTTATTACCTTTATCCCATAAAGGTATGAATGGACTACCCCTACTTTTATtcatgaaatatttttttttatcttggAAAATAACCTTACTTCTAGCCTATAATGTAAAGCCTTTAGTGCCATAGCATTGGGCACATTTTCACACGGCAATCTATGAGAGCCTATGTTTATCTTTTGCGGTTCTGCTATTTGAATTCACACTTTGCGCACATGGGTGTTTTTTGTTTAGTATTTGTGAATTTATTCTAGCCTTTATTTGTTTCCCTTAGGTAAAAGTGTGGTTTCAGAACCGAAGAACCAAGTTCAAACGGCAAAAGTTGGAGGAGGAGGGTTCAGATTCGCAACAGAAGAAGAAGGGGACCCATCACATAAACCGATGGAGACTTGCAACAAAACAAGGATCGGGAAGTCCCGAGGAAATTGACGTCACTTCAGACGATTAAAATAGCCTACTAAATTGTTTGAACCTGTGACAGCCGCGTGGCGTGAAGTATGACGTGGCTAAGGATGCTGTGTACAGGGAGAGGGTTAAGCTAATGTCACATTTCGATTCTTCGGATCGGCAGCTGAGGGTGAGAATTCAGATTGGTGGCACTGCTGTCACCATGGGTCTGTCAATACGTATCAAATTGCCCAGGCGAAAGTGATCGACAGTATCGCAGTCCACTTACCTGTCCCCCTTCCACGCACCAACCCACCACTACAATCTCCCACGAACCTCCCAAAAATGAATCTCCAATTCACATTGGAAATTTGCACTTCTGAAAGTTTCTAAATATGAACGTTTCCACTCAAGATACCAAAATACAAAACTGTTTTTGTAAAACTTGAATTGCATGGACTTTCTGGTAGTTGTTATAATTTGATTATTTTTTCAAAACACAACTTTGTTTTTACTCAATCTCAGAGATGTTGTGCTTCTTCCTTTTTACAAAGTGTGCAGTCTTTTAATTAATGATTATCGTGTTAAAGTGATTGTGAAAACAGTATGAAGTAGCAGTGCTGCGTTATAGTGtttttaaagaaaacacaaatggAAATGAATTTCGAAAACTTTATAAAAGTTTATCAAACCACATATGAAGTACTTAAAGGGAAAGTATCCAAGACACTCCTTAAACCCAAGCTTTACCATGGCTCTGTTATTCTGGCCCGAGCATATTGTCAGGACTTGACCCTCCCGTGAGAGTTGCCACGAAGGACTAATGCAAGAATTGACAGCCATAGAGGCGAGAGAACTTCAAGCACTGAGCGTTTCCATGTACAGAGATAGTCCAACAaaaagttaatgtttctgttaaACCCTCTTTTACCAGAATGTACATAATTTTGTGTTTGTGTTAAGTTTGCTACAATTTTAACACAAAGTATACTTCCAAGAAGTATGTAATTGTCAATATTTTGTCAATAAAGTTTTATCAATATGTTGCGCGCAGAGTAAAAGTAGGCCTAATGGTTTTGATTTACGAGCAGCTTTCCTATCTTGACATTTTATACCCGCTGTCACCAATCACCCGCTTCATAGCCTATATCTTGATTTTGGTCATACCAGTCTCTCAAGTAGCCTACACTTGAGGTAGCTCTATGACACATTTCAGAGGGAATCCAGACAGTGTGGAGGCTTGTTAAAGTAATTTATAAATCATGCTATTACGAGAGAACgcaatattttttttctgtaGCAAGTGCATGGTTGTTTTTCCGAGAGGGGCAGGGTCTGGTCTGCTCAGGCTACAAAGAGTCCTACGAGCTTTTGTGAAAGTGCAAATCAGTTTGGGCAATTATCATGGGAGTAatatgagggggaaaggggatGCATTGCCCAGTGGTCCACGTTAATCTCTTAATCCGTGGATCCAATGGGGTTTGGTTGGACATAATTTAGTACAATCTGACTACCCCTCAAGAAGCGATAAGAGAAGGTTGCAATGTGCAGCAAAATGGGATCTTTGTTTAATATCTTGTCTCGTACAGCCAcagatatacacatacacacgctcTTCCCACAAAACAGCATCAATCCATGCCTAGGCTACTCTTCTCATTTATGTGCAGCCTTATTATGCTTGTGTGGGGAAAAAATAAAAGCAtattatttttaaaaaaaaagtaaaaatcgTTTTTACATCTATGTGAGACCTTTTATATAGCCTACCCACATCGTTCATTATAAATGACTCAAAAATAACAAGGCACATAGGACAACTATTTACACTAGTTATCTCAGAAATGTGTCAAATCCACTATGCACGATTTATGATGTGAGGTGTAGTGTTTATTTCTATAATTGTTTCACAGCTTGAAAATgagctttttgggggggggggggggggggctataggCCTATATACAAGCTATATGGATGGGGAATTTAAATAGGCCCATGCACTATAACAGCAATAAAAATCTTCAGAGAATACCATTAGCTTTGAAAAAACCCTAAAAGCTTTATTACAAACCCAGCTTTGAAATAGGGGGATTAGAGGGCTGAAAGGGTCCCACAATAGTTAGAAGAAAAGGTTTCATGCTAATGAGGTTAATGCCCTTTGTATCTCCGGACTCCACAACTTCATTACTCCTATCTCGGGCAACACCGAGCGGCTCAGAGCGCGCAATCCACTCGAGCTTTTCCCTACCCTGCCTAAAGAAGGATTTGATAGCAGtcctgttcaaactagataattaTATCTTTTCAAGTTGGAATTAAGATAAAGAAAGTGCAGTGAAGGCGGTGAGCCTTGATCCGCTGCAAACAAATTTGGCGCACTTTCTCCCTCCGCCTTGCCTCAATAGGCAGGATAGCCCCCTCATTAGGCTATGACTTGGTCTCCTTTTATTACATTTTCACTCTTTTGATTTAAACAAGCCAATATTTTGAATTTAATGGCAGATCCTTGCATTTAacgaaattaaataaataacagaacCAGATCTGTTAAAATGTACGTGTTTCCCTATGAATAGCCAAGGCCTATATCATTCACAGACCAAATTTtgttgattttttatttaactacgcaagtcagttaagaacaaattcttattaacaatgaccgcctacctcggccaaaccctaacgatgctgggccaattgtgcgccggccTATAGGACTCCTAATCattgccggttgtgatacagcctggaaacgaaccagggtctgtagtgacgcctctagcactgagatgcagtgctttagaccgctgagCCATTCGGGAGCTAGGGGAGGGCATTTCTATTTAACTTGCAGGCCTTTATGGCACATGCTGAAATGTATGTAGCCTAGTGgccagagtgttgggccagtaaccgaaaggttgctagatcgaatacccgagctgacaaggttcaaatctgtcgttctgccccaaacaaggcaggtaacctactgttcctaagccgtcattgtaaataagaatttgttcttaactcgcttgcctggttaaaaaaaaagtatatatatattagagtGACTATATTTGTCAAATAGGCCTAATGGATTAACACTGTATTCTATCTGGTGTCAATTTATTTTATTCAACATAGCTCTGTGTTTTTTGTGATAAAGACCATGATAGACCTATATATTGCATAGGAGTTTGTACCTAAAGACAAACCTTCTCATTTTTATAAGGCCGACAAATGCAAGGATTTAATGATCTTTTGTTTTGACAATTTACCATGATCACTGAGGTGACAGAGTAAAGCAGAAGCCCGAGGGATAAAGTACCAATGTGCACAGAAAAGCGCACCTGTCTTGAACAAGGCaggtcccactgggcacagacgtccaTTCAACGTCTATTcagcaacgttgattcaaccagtgtgtgcccagtgggctgaCGGTGTTGGTATTTTTATTGTACTGTTTCCTCCACTCAAACTTGCTCCGAGTCAGTGAATGTTAGGTTATGAGGTGCTAGACCTCATATATCAATCGATTACTTTCCCAAACAATCAAGCTGTGCGTATGGGGAGTGCTGGGGACCCTGTGACCCGCTTATCTAACCTTGCGCTGCTATAGGCAGTACAGGGGCTAAAGCGTTTTTTTTTTGTGCCACGCTTATTAAGGACTGGGAAACGATCAATCATCAAAGCCCCATGGCTTTGGTTTATTATTAAGTTACTTAGTCTGGTCCTCGTTTACCAGTTGCGATGTAACTTAAGCATTACGATGATCGTACCAGATGCATTGTTATTTACGAGTCAACTTTTTAAGTGTTCCCCAAACAAGCACGTATTATAACGTTCACTTAGTGATTTCAATATTATTGTAATAGCCCAGAGAACTATATGTCTATTTAGCCTGTGTATCTTTTAATGCTGTCATCTCGTTTTTCATTTGAAGCATAATTTTATCCTTCACTTGTTTGTAACAATTGCCTACTTTGGAAACTTTGTATTAGTAGTCAACTTCCTTCTGATGTTTTGGCAGTCACAGTCAGACACGTAGCCTAATCATCTTGATTCTATGTTTAGCGCGGATCTTCTGTGAATAAAGTGACGCGGAAGGGCAAAAAAAAAAGCGGTCAGGATTACTCGTAGATGTGTGAAGGTTTTTAATAGCCACATTAATAACGAAGGTTCTAACGAAGGCTCTGGTAAATGAGGCCCTGATCATTGCTGGCTGCTAAATATTCTATGAGAAATATGGATTCTGACACCATCTGAAAGGCTTGTGCATAAGCCAAAGGTCTATTTACCTGATGTGAAATAATTATCCGTCATTTAAAAAGCGGTCATATCAAATGCAGTGACCCAAAAAACCCAATCTACAATTAGTACCTAGGCTATAATTAGCCAACGTCTGCTGAAGTCACTAATGTGAATGGTATTTGGATGGCGACCGGCGACCATTACACACCAATAACGCCACTTTCCTGCTATATCCTAAATACTGAAAACAAGTAGGCTATATCtgcaaaaacaaacacacattagTTGAAGCCCACTAGTTAAAACATGCAATGAGACTAATCCGCTCGTGTTTGCCTAGGCCCCGTAGTCTACTGATAACTCGCACTTTCAAattaatcaaaatatatattacatCACCATTAGGCACAGACAACTTTAATCATGGCTTATATCGTTCATGTTTATGATTTATGATTCAGTTTTTGAAGACTTACTTTTTTGCTTTGCATTTAGGCTACTGGTAGGCCTATGCTGTAGCGCTACATGCTTACTTCCGTCATTCACGTTGCTTGACACCAGGTAGACCTATACAGTGCGGTGTACACAGTGTCAGCTACGGCCTTTTCACGTTCTCATCTCGTATAGTAAGTGGGTTTAAGTCATGTCAGAGAATAACATGTTTTTGAGCTGCCGTCGCACTGTAAGAATTTGATGCCAGGACAAACTGATCTAAATTGATCCTTCCAACGAGAGAATGAACCCTAAACAATTCCCTTGGCCTTGACATAAGGTACAGTGATAAATATACAAGACTAATTAGCAATCACCATATAATCATCTTCCAAATTGCgtaataaattaaattaaacattATAGTGTCTCGGAAACAGTTTCTCGTTTTATTATTAACGAGGGAGGGGCTTGCATAGGCCTATTGAGATTATTGTTTTCCAAACACAACAATTTTCATTTTTACATG encodes the following:
- the LOC109899594 gene encoding homeobox protein EMX2 isoform X2; its protein translation is MFQPTPKRCFTIESLVAKDNPLPVSRSEEPIRPAALSYANSSQMNPFLNGFHSSGRGVYSNPDLVFAEAVSHHNNSGVPVHSVPPPHALAHPLSSSHSPHPLFASQQRDPSTFYPWLIHRYRYLGHRFQGKSVVSEPKNQVQTAKVGGGGFRFATEEEGDPSHKPMETCNKTRIGKSRGN
- the LOC109899594 gene encoding homeobox protein EMX2 isoform X1; protein product: MFQPTPKRCFTIESLVAKDNPLPVSRSEEPIRPAALSYANSSQMNPFLNGFHSSGRGVYSNPDLVFAEAVSHHNNSGVPVHSVPPPHALAHPLSSSHSPHPLFASQQRDPSTFYPWLIHRYRYLGHRFQGNETSPESFLLHNALARKPKRIRTAFSPSQLLRLEHAFEKNHYVVGAERKQLAHTLSLTETQVKVWFQNRRTKFKRQKLEEEGSDSQQKKKGTHHINRWRLATKQGSGSPEEIDVTSDD